Proteins encoded within one genomic window of Manis pentadactyla isolate mManPen7 chromosome 4, mManPen7.hap1, whole genome shotgun sequence:
- the FNDC10 gene encoding fibronectin type III domain-containing protein 10 has translation MRAPPLLLFLAACAPPPCSAAIPTPPGWEPATDAPWCPYKVLPEGPEAGGGRLCFRSPARGFRCQAPGCAAHASAGRSLRASVLRNRSVLVQWRLAAAEARHVRAFALNCSWRGAYTRFPCERVLLGASCRDYLLPDVHDGVRYRLCLQPLPPRADPAAAEPAGPAECVEFAAEPAGMREIVVAMTAVGGSICVMLVVICLLVAYITENLMHPAFGRPGLRRQP, from the coding sequence ATGCGCGCCCCGCCGCTGCTGCTATTCCTGGCCGCCTGCGCGCCGCCGCCCTGCAGCGCGGCCATCCCGACGCCGCCTGGCTGGGAGCCGGCGACCGACGCGCCCTGGTGCCCCTACAAGGTGCTGCCCGAGGGCCCCGAGGCGGGCGGCGGGCGCCTGTGCTTCCGCAGCCCCGCGCGCGGCTTCCGCTGCCAGGCGCCCGGCTGCGCGGCGCACGCCTCGGCCGGCCGTTCGCTGCGCGCCAGCGTCCTGCGCAACCGCAGCGTCCTGGTGCAGTGGCGCCTGGCGGCGGCCGAGGCACGCCACGTACGCGCCTTCGCGCTCAACTGCTCGTGGCGCGGCGCCTACACGCGCTTCCCGTGCGAGCGCGTGCTGCTCGGCGCCTCCTGCCGCGACTACCTGCTGCCCGACGTGCACGACGGCGTGCGCTACCGCCTGTGCCTGCAGCCGCTGCCGCCGCGCGCCGACCCCGCCGCCGCGGAGCCGGCGGGGCCCGCCGAGTGCGTGGAGTTCGCCGCCGAACCGGCCGGCATGCGGGAGATCGTGGTGGCCATGACGGCGGTGGGCGGCTCCATCTGCGTCATGCTCGTGGTCATCTGCCTGCTGGTGGCCTACATCACCGAAAACCTCATGCACCCGGCCTTCGGGCGCCCGGGCCTGCGCAGGCAGCCCTGA